In one Natronosalvus amylolyticus genomic region, the following are encoded:
- a CDS encoding potassium transporter TrkA, whose protein sequence is MTTLPIEVLLGIAYGLLIGTVLAFVFGVLGFCYRYYAKRTIPQLVVIGGAVLAGAGIGQYMGVLEVAGSVALRLSIATVIVVLVTLYAASQGDRLAAEFPRGNAQPAVRGRTLSVEAIDSVDAMGQVTIRPTGDVRDIEGYPPLDPPLRESLEDGVWRLPVDLPLSALESRLERQLRQHHDLETVTVSIDARGRAAIAGAPPIKGVGKQVPDGWRAVSIPAVLPSGLSSGDRVRLEMETGSVTGQVLSTTASTGSAATMSRLTVAVPTTDAGAVLDADRARVVVVSAGATHAFEAVSKLERTGKTVRRLVLDTETLGALESTAELCPFAVRSNAEGWVFEPPVSTLESGDDVMVVGDRIRLAALAGSGLSTGRPETVEVAR, encoded by the coding sequence ATGACCACGCTCCCCATCGAAGTCCTCCTCGGGATCGCCTACGGACTCCTCATCGGGACGGTTCTCGCGTTCGTTTTCGGGGTTCTGGGCTTTTGCTACCGGTACTACGCGAAGCGGACGATCCCTCAACTCGTCGTGATCGGTGGAGCTGTCCTCGCTGGCGCAGGTATCGGCCAGTACATGGGTGTCCTCGAGGTAGCGGGTTCGGTCGCATTGCGTCTCTCGATTGCGACCGTCATCGTCGTGTTGGTGACGCTGTACGCGGCGAGCCAGGGAGATCGACTCGCCGCCGAGTTTCCTCGAGGGAATGCCCAACCGGCGGTTCGCGGACGAACGCTTTCCGTGGAAGCGATCGATTCGGTCGATGCGATGGGTCAGGTAACGATTCGGCCGACCGGTGACGTCCGTGACATTGAGGGCTATCCGCCGCTGGATCCGCCCCTTCGTGAGTCGCTCGAAGACGGCGTCTGGCGGTTGCCGGTAGATCTCCCGCTTTCGGCACTCGAGTCTCGACTCGAACGGCAACTCCGTCAGCACCACGATCTGGAGACCGTCACGGTCTCGATCGATGCGCGTGGACGAGCCGCCATTGCCGGAGCGCCCCCGATAAAGGGCGTCGGCAAGCAGGTTCCGGACGGATGGCGAGCGGTGTCGATACCGGCCGTTCTACCAAGCGGGCTCTCTTCGGGCGATCGCGTTCGTCTCGAGATGGAGACGGGATCGGTAACGGGGCAGGTATTGAGTACGACTGCTTCGACGGGATCGGCAGCTACGATGAGTCGGCTGACGGTCGCCGTTCCGACGACGGATGCCGGTGCTGTGCTTGATGCCGACCGCGCTCGCGTCGTCGTCGTTTCGGCTGGGGCTACCCATGCGTTCGAAGCCGTTTCGAAACTCGAGCGGACCGGAAAGACCGTCCGCCGACTCGTTCTCGATACGGAGACGCTGGGTGCCCTGGAATCGACTGCGGAGTTGTGCCCGTTTGCCGTCCGGTCGAACGCCGAGGGATGGGTGTTCGAACCGCCGGTGTCGACGCTCGAGAGCGGTGACGACGTGATGGTCGTTGGTGACCGGATTCGACTCGCTGCTCTCGCCGGTTCCGGTCTATCGACAGGGCGTCCGGAAACGGTGGAGGTGGCCCGATGA
- a CDS encoding ATP-binding protein — translation MKFVIGRGTDASGGPVGHLGSYRALDGSPGAALGLDLDGPHAMLVVGKRGYGKSFTLGVIAEELARSSGVAPVIVDPMGVFRALTATVTGRPSYDESDTTDRHTDRDPVPATVLERPTVAPDALDPQSWCALVGLSTESGAGSLLWRSAQRASTLEGMRSTIDAADAPAADKRAATNHLGLADSWGVFDADGIEANDLSGSEVTVVDLAGLDAAPMNAVVRAIAESLYRARVDGVIERLPWLMIDEAHTFFSGVAQPALETILTRGRAPGVSLVSATQRPSAVPAVGISQSDVIISHRLTSQADLEALEAAQPTYMNASLTDRMPERPGEVIVIDDSTETIHAAQVRFRDTPHGGDSPRASDVTGVDV, via the coding sequence GTGAAATTCGTTATCGGACGAGGAACGGACGCTAGCGGTGGCCCAGTCGGGCATCTCGGTTCCTACAGAGCCCTCGACGGAAGCCCCGGCGCAGCTCTCGGCCTCGACCTGGACGGACCACACGCGATGCTCGTCGTCGGCAAACGTGGCTACGGAAAATCGTTCACGCTGGGAGTCATCGCCGAAGAACTCGCCCGCTCGAGCGGAGTAGCCCCCGTCATCGTCGATCCGATGGGCGTCTTTCGGGCACTCACTGCCACGGTAACTGGCAGACCGAGTTATGACGAAAGCGATACCACGGATAGACACACTGACCGCGATCCCGTTCCTGCAACCGTTCTCGAGCGGCCAACCGTCGCCCCTGACGCCCTCGATCCCCAGTCGTGGTGTGCGCTCGTCGGCCTCTCGACTGAGAGCGGAGCCGGGAGCCTCCTCTGGCGAAGCGCTCAGCGAGCCTCGACGCTCGAGGGGATGCGGTCGACTATCGACGCCGCGGATGCGCCCGCTGCCGACAAACGGGCGGCGACAAACCACCTCGGCCTGGCCGACTCCTGGGGCGTATTCGATGCTGACGGGATCGAGGCGAACGATCTGTCTGGCTCCGAAGTGACCGTCGTCGACCTCGCCGGCCTGGACGCTGCGCCGATGAACGCCGTCGTTCGCGCCATCGCCGAATCGTTGTATCGCGCTCGAGTCGATGGAGTCATCGAACGACTGCCGTGGCTCATGATCGACGAGGCCCACACCTTCTTTTCCGGCGTTGCCCAACCAGCCCTCGAAACGATTCTCACGCGCGGGCGAGCCCCTGGCGTCAGTCTCGTTTCGGCGACCCAGCGTCCGAGCGCCGTTCCCGCCGTGGGCATCTCCCAGTCCGACGTGATCATCTCCCATCGGCTCACCTCCCAGGCCGATCTCGAAGCGCTCGAGGCGGCTCAGCCGACGTACATGAACGCCTCGCTGACCGATCGGATGCCCGAGCGACCGGGGGAAGTCATCGTGATCGACGATTCGACGGAGACGATTCACGCCGCACAGGTCCGGTTTCGGGACACACCCCACGGCGGTGATAGCCCGCGCGCGAGTGACGTCACCGGTGTCGATGTTTAA
- a CDS encoding DUF7310 family coiled-coil domain-containing protein, translated as MSDIDRIEHRLAAVERVVVDDERTFDDIAHLAALSDAVERLEERLEDHERRIAEIDGKNQSVEGYVNNVERINENVEQQANVALATVDRLEKRVDELAAHLETDHGQSNRAFTPEAETDDTPAPLEESHGADAEADSSVRVDGHGQGVELEGEAAVEQAVDEIFETATDSRAPETPTGDDAVVEPASPTTKPKPEADQYAVDTQLAGDVSVNEVNDQDDGGPAADDSSVFKRVLSKLS; from the coding sequence ATGAGCGACATCGACCGAATCGAACACCGACTGGCCGCCGTGGAGCGAGTCGTCGTCGACGACGAGCGAACCTTCGACGACATCGCCCATCTGGCCGCACTCAGCGACGCGGTCGAACGCCTCGAGGAGAGGCTCGAAGACCACGAACGCCGGATTGCCGAAATCGACGGGAAGAACCAGTCCGTCGAAGGCTACGTCAACAATGTCGAGCGAATCAACGAAAACGTCGAGCAACAGGCCAACGTCGCCCTCGCAACGGTCGACCGGCTGGAAAAACGGGTCGACGAGCTGGCGGCACACCTCGAAACCGACCACGGGCAATCGAACAGAGCGTTTACGCCAGAGGCCGAGACCGACGACACTCCGGCCCCGCTCGAGGAGAGTCACGGCGCCGATGCCGAAGCAGACTCGTCGGTACGAGTGGACGGACATGGCCAGGGGGTCGAACTGGAGGGCGAAGCAGCCGTCGAACAGGCGGTCGATGAAATATTCGAGACGGCAACCGATTCTCGAGCCCCCGAGACGCCGACGGGCGACGATGCGGTCGTGGAACCAGCCTCACCCACGACGAAACCGAAACCCGAAGCCGATCAATACGCAGTCGACACGCAGTTGGCCGGTGACGTCAGCGTGAACGAAGTCAACGACCAGGACGACGGCGGACCGGCGGCGGACGACTCGAGCGTGTTCAAACGCGTCCTCTCGAAACTGTCGTGA
- a CDS encoding DUF7311 family protein, whose product MIRYVLAVILAVLVLAMSVPAVDYAAGQNTDRHAMNAIADINEAAVSLLDHEEVPPAGYPGPQRVITITFPDDSLTSHPIDRFEIERIGDQSSVARYQHGSRAVRTVFVDAPIVERDARANRTVVVEGTGEQTLVLTLETDENNEAVIVVSRVQF is encoded by the coding sequence GTGATCAGATACGTTCTCGCCGTGATACTGGCCGTATTGGTGCTCGCGATGTCGGTTCCAGCAGTCGACTACGCCGCCGGACAGAACACCGACCGGCATGCAATGAACGCCATCGCCGATATCAACGAAGCGGCAGTGTCGTTGCTCGATCACGAGGAAGTGCCACCGGCCGGCTATCCAGGCCCACAGCGAGTCATCACGATCACGTTTCCCGACGATTCGCTGACCAGCCACCCGATTGACAGGTTCGAAATCGAACGGATCGGCGACCAAAGTAGCGTAGCACGGTACCAGCATGGAAGCCGTGCCGTGCGAACGGTGTTCGTCGACGCACCGATCGTCGAACGCGACGCCCGAGCCAACCGAACCGTCGTGGTGGAGGGAACCGGCGAACAAACCCTCGTGCTCACGCTCGAGACGGACGAAAACAACGAGGCGGTTATCGTCGTTTCCCGCGTGCAATTTTAA
- a CDS encoding ATPase, T2SS/T4P/T4SS family gives MSQNESALAATLDTVGLGSLVGADDTSSERQACTCHHEFEENVLIVDADGCDGNGDLAAVGACRGAVIESLEDRDVEGLVVRSNGLEYRYGEAAVSLLAAAGRFIDMIGDRNDRLAGSAKTDPLTVADELRTRTDPVADIGSSSGLLSESRPIDSYGEALTPTVGLTIGHSFVDRSVGGGARLRDVTVLETGSEARIYDRPDSVPCYALDPVETAFSIPERTVLVAGYEAIADGSVDGDRAASRAIEHVTEETVDPRLATVLAKHTAGYDVLEDLFADPRISDVYATAPVLENPLRIVCDGESMATNVHLTDDGARSLASRIRRTSGRAFSRANPTVDATVDLGNGTGIRIAGVSDPVSDGVAFAFRERADDQFTLPGLVANRTMTAEAAAFLSVAIERSAAALIAGTRGAGKTTLLGTLLYELTPDTRTVVIEDTPELPVSPLQGVDRDVQALRTGSTDGPEITPAEALRTALRLGDGALVVGEIRGEEARVLYEAMRVGANANAVLGTIHGDGADDVYERVVSDLQVEPSSFGATDLVVTTQSSHTPSGKKRRLARIEEVLGSGEDIWFEPLYEISGDQATSTGRIDRGESHLVDRLTGPSEAYADIRSAIDNRTRVMESLAADGRTSPREVASAYAQHRLE, from the coding sequence ATGTCACAGAACGAGTCTGCGCTCGCGGCCACGTTAGACACCGTCGGGCTTGGCTCGCTGGTAGGGGCCGACGACACCAGCAGCGAGAGACAGGCGTGTACCTGTCACCACGAGTTCGAGGAAAACGTGCTGATCGTCGATGCTGATGGCTGTGATGGCAACGGCGATCTCGCCGCTGTCGGTGCCTGTCGTGGGGCCGTCATCGAGTCACTCGAGGATCGCGACGTCGAGGGGCTCGTCGTCCGATCGAACGGCCTCGAATACCGGTACGGCGAAGCGGCCGTCTCCCTGCTGGCTGCGGCGGGCCGATTTATCGATATGATCGGAGATCGGAACGACCGGCTTGCCGGCAGCGCGAAGACGGATCCACTCACCGTCGCCGACGAGTTGCGAACGCGGACCGATCCGGTCGCCGATATCGGCTCGAGTTCGGGCCTTCTCAGTGAATCACGGCCCATTGACTCATACGGCGAAGCCCTGACACCAACGGTCGGACTCACTATCGGCCACTCGTTCGTCGACCGGTCGGTTGGTGGCGGCGCACGATTGCGAGACGTTACCGTCCTCGAGACCGGGAGCGAGGCTCGAATATACGACCGGCCGGATAGCGTCCCCTGCTACGCCCTTGACCCCGTAGAAACGGCGTTCTCGATCCCCGAACGAACCGTCCTCGTGGCGGGCTACGAGGCGATTGCCGACGGCAGCGTCGACGGCGACAGGGCGGCCTCTCGAGCGATCGAACACGTTACAGAAGAGACGGTTGACCCACGCCTGGCCACCGTGCTAGCGAAACACACCGCCGGATACGACGTTTTAGAGGATCTGTTTGCCGACCCGCGAATCAGCGACGTTTACGCGACCGCGCCCGTTTTGGAGAACCCGCTTCGTATCGTCTGTGACGGCGAGTCGATGGCGACGAACGTGCACCTCACGGACGATGGCGCGCGGTCGCTGGCCTCGAGGATTCGCCGAACGAGCGGTCGTGCGTTCTCTCGAGCGAATCCGACGGTCGACGCGACGGTCGATCTCGGCAACGGCACCGGGATTCGGATCGCAGGGGTGAGCGACCCGGTCTCGGACGGGGTCGCGTTCGCGTTCCGTGAACGGGCTGACGACCAGTTTACCCTTCCCGGTCTGGTTGCGAACCGGACGATGACGGCTGAAGCGGCGGCGTTTCTCTCAGTCGCCATCGAACGCAGTGCAGCGGCGCTGATCGCCGGAACCCGAGGGGCAGGTAAGACCACGTTGCTCGGAACACTGCTGTACGAACTCACGCCCGATACGCGGACGGTCGTCATCGAAGACACGCCCGAACTGCCTGTCAGTCCGCTGCAGGGAGTCGACCGCGACGTACAGGCGTTACGAACGGGGAGCACAGACGGCCCTGAGATCACGCCTGCGGAAGCCCTGCGGACGGCGTTGCGCCTCGGCGATGGCGCACTGGTCGTCGGCGAGATACGCGGTGAGGAGGCCCGGGTTCTCTACGAGGCGATGCGGGTCGGAGCGAACGCCAACGCCGTACTCGGAACGATCCACGGCGACGGGGCAGACGACGTGTACGAGCGCGTCGTCTCTGACCTGCAGGTTGAGCCCTCCTCGTTCGGTGCGACCGATCTCGTTGTGACGACGCAGTCCTCTCACACCCCCAGCGGAAAGAAGCGTCGGCTGGCACGGATCGAAGAGGTACTCGGCAGTGGTGAAGACATCTGGTTCGAGCCGCTGTACGAGATTTCCGGGGATCAGGCGACATCGACCGGGCGAATTGACCGCGGTGAAAGTCACCTCGTCGATCGACTCACTGGCCCCTCCGAAGCCTACGCCGACATCCGCTCGGCTATCGACAATCGCACGCGAGTGATGGAATCGCTCGCTGCTGACGGTCGAACGAGTCCCCGGGAAGTCGCCTCAGCGTACGCACAGCACAGACTCGAGTGA
- a CDS encoding secretion system protein, producing the protein MQALTPVTRALARWYPADVTASDELADSLEFIESSIEPETIVKAGYTAGALSMPLLVPLVFTPLQWYVIPVVMLAVALGVIHSVHTAPHVLAALRRTEALGDTPNLIGRAVLRMGIQPSTENAVRFAADTGQGPLASSLSSHIDRAMGTPRSGLLTFAEEWAEWFPALRRSSYLLSTAQDAPAGERTRTLDRSLAAILHGTRDQMAEFTSAIRGPTTALYAFGILLPLALVALVPAAAIVEYPVDTWVFIAVYNVLLPLVIVVASVWLLVRRPVAFPPPSVPHDHPDIPDQLWLRLTWGLAAGVVASVLTALLGPPYLAPVAAMGMGLGVTLLALFRPVMVVRNYVRDVEEHLVDALYLVGRQVTEGRAVEASIELAADRVPGETGDVFEAASGVQRRLHIGVQEAFLGDYGALRDVPSARAQGMARLLAIAAEEGRPAGRAIVEMADHLEELQEVECETRRQLTMVTGTLENTASYFGPLIAGSTVALAGLMAEHVIDDEAIAQEMLAVDSLGIVVGVYVLTLCLLLTPLSLALRHGLDRALIGYNVGRSLVFATPIYVVTVGLVELLI; encoded by the coding sequence ATGCAGGCACTCACACCAGTCACCCGGGCGCTCGCAAGGTGGTATCCCGCCGACGTCACGGCGAGTGATGAACTGGCCGACTCGCTCGAGTTCATCGAGTCCTCGATCGAACCCGAAACGATCGTCAAAGCAGGGTATACGGCGGGCGCACTTTCGATGCCGTTGCTGGTTCCGCTGGTTTTCACACCGTTGCAGTGGTACGTGATTCCGGTCGTGATGCTGGCGGTCGCACTCGGCGTCATTCACAGCGTTCATACCGCCCCACACGTACTTGCGGCACTTCGCCGGACGGAAGCACTCGGAGACACGCCGAATCTCATCGGGAGAGCCGTCCTCAGAATGGGAATCCAGCCGTCGACTGAAAACGCCGTTCGGTTCGCCGCCGATACCGGACAGGGACCGCTTGCCAGCAGTCTCTCGAGCCACATCGATCGGGCGATGGGGACACCCAGATCCGGCCTCCTGACCTTCGCCGAGGAGTGGGCCGAGTGGTTCCCGGCCCTGCGTCGCTCGAGCTATCTGCTTTCGACCGCACAGGACGCCCCCGCAGGTGAGCGAACCCGAACGTTGGATCGGTCGTTAGCTGCCATTTTACACGGGACGAGGGACCAGATGGCGGAATTTACGAGCGCGATTCGCGGGCCAACGACCGCACTTTACGCGTTCGGTATCTTGCTCCCCCTTGCGCTCGTCGCCCTCGTTCCGGCCGCTGCTATCGTCGAATACCCCGTCGATACCTGGGTGTTCATTGCCGTCTACAACGTCCTCTTGCCGCTCGTCATCGTCGTGGCGAGCGTCTGGTTGCTCGTGCGCCGACCCGTCGCCTTTCCCCCGCCGTCGGTACCCCACGACCATCCGGATATTCCCGATCAGCTCTGGCTCCGACTGACGTGGGGGCTCGCCGCCGGCGTCGTGGCCTCCGTTCTCACCGCACTACTGGGGCCCCCGTATCTGGCGCCGGTCGCAGCGATGGGAATGGGCCTCGGCGTGACGCTCCTGGCGCTCTTTCGACCGGTTATGGTCGTTCGAAATTACGTCCGGGACGTCGAGGAACATCTGGTCGACGCGCTCTATCTCGTGGGTCGGCAAGTGACCGAGGGACGGGCCGTCGAGGCGTCCATCGAACTCGCAGCCGACCGCGTCCCCGGCGAAACAGGCGACGTATTCGAGGCAGCGAGCGGCGTCCAACGACGGCTTCACATCGGCGTTCAGGAGGCCTTTCTCGGCGACTACGGCGCCCTTCGGGATGTTCCGAGTGCCCGGGCGCAGGGAATGGCCCGGTTGCTCGCCATCGCCGCCGAAGAGGGACGACCGGCCGGCCGAGCGATCGTCGAGATGGCCGACCACCTCGAGGAACTACAGGAGGTCGAATGCGAGACGCGCCGACAGCTTACCATGGTCACCGGCACGCTCGAGAACACGGCCTCGTACTTCGGCCCGCTGATCGCCGGGTCGACGGTCGCGCTCGCCGGGTTGATGGCCGAGCACGTCATCGACGACGAAGCGATCGCACAGGAGATGTTGGCGGTTGACTCCCTCGGGATTGTCGTCGGCGTCTACGTACTCACCCTCTGCCTGTTGTTGACGCCCCTGTCGCTGGCGCTTCGACACGGTCTCGACAGGGCACTCATCGGGTATAACGTCGGTCGGTCACTCGTGTTCGCCACGCCGATTTACGTCGTCACTGTCGGCCTGGTCGAACTGCTCATTTAA
- a CDS encoding DUF7283 family protein: MDWEAPVDAWYVWMAVAIVSFAIAGVALAVPSGPPPDANGAANTIDRIAGSNYQASGSYAHDAEDVKIGAKTITLRNEHGTAHASTAFGEMVPANGVVGLENVTYGTPYTVEYGDGTLPPERVFLEAVDAAYTPKQEAWATSNGELVVRMIRLDATVLEEGQTPSSIDTTEPGWLADRWDGIHYDSAQDEYYILLVLL; the protein is encoded by the coding sequence ATGGATTGGGAGGCCCCGGTCGATGCCTGGTACGTCTGGATGGCCGTCGCGATCGTCAGTTTCGCTATTGCTGGGGTCGCCCTGGCTGTCCCGTCCGGCCCACCACCGGATGCGAATGGGGCCGCAAACACCATCGACAGAATCGCCGGCAGTAACTATCAGGCAAGCGGGAGCTACGCCCACGATGCCGAAGACGTGAAAATCGGTGCGAAGACGATTACGCTCAGAAACGAACACGGGACGGCCCACGCGAGCACCGCCTTCGGCGAAATGGTACCCGCCAACGGCGTCGTCGGACTCGAGAACGTAACGTACGGAACACCGTACACGGTCGAATACGGTGACGGGACCCTCCCGCCGGAGCGTGTGTTTCTCGAGGCCGTCGATGCTGCCTACACGCCGAAGCAGGAAGCGTGGGCCACCTCGAATGGCGAACTCGTCGTCCGGATGATCAGACTCGATGCAACAGTGCTCGAAGAAGGCCAGACACCCAGTTCCATCGACACCACCGAACCGGGATGGTTGGCAGACAGGTGGGATGGCATCCATTACGATAGCGCCCAGGACGAATACTACATCCTGCTCGTTTTGCTCTGA